In Cydia amplana chromosome 2, ilCydAmpl1.1, whole genome shotgun sequence, the following proteins share a genomic window:
- the LOC134660726 gene encoding uncharacterized protein LOC134660726: protein MSERCGKETEMSTSNELSEMEKPRMKPAVRKIFCCSVTAASGFIAAYALVAYAIALIYEVVWVVESQSGLPVASALLMACYCIVIAATVTLVHGLISKNNKCLLSWLITVILVLIPECVLVFYMSISHWGLQGVYGGAELACYVARLPAIVCGVVLVQSAYAIREARNAGYANGAAVGGSEFDASHYVPEAPAAFTNDGFLADNGKSGSMPDLRRHLASRQSFNQGYHMPPPPPAYWQHLAERQYAASLRGCPKPTGYPQMYGTWVGPRSGPYDNPYKRRHSIVGAFADEYPAKDYEYEDRADCKSEMAYPYYRQQYYDPRMHYPPDYDPRFYPRDDAYGVNLLRHDPYHFSNARDRAFYGQGLRNSHNSVGNESDDLGKYKDVAL, encoded by the exons ATGTCTGAAAGGTGCGGGAAAGAGACAGAGATGTCGACGAGCAACGAGCTGAGTGAGATGGAGAAGCCGCGTATGAAACCGGCGGTGAGGAAGATCTTCTGCTGCAGTGTGACGGCTGCGTCGGGTTTCATCGCTGCGTACGCGCTG GTAGCGTACGCGATAGCATTAATCTACGAGGTAGTATGGGTGGTGGAGTCCCAAAGCGGCCTCCCAGTGGCCTCCGCGTTACTCATGGCGTGCTACTGTATCGTTATAGCGGCCACTGTCACACTAGTCCACGGACTTATCTCT AAAAACAACAAGTGTCTGCTTTCGTGGCTGATCACCGTGATACTCGTGCTCATACCGGAGTGTGTTCTAGTCTTCTATATGTCCATTAGTCACTGG GGTCTGCAAGGTGTGTACGGCGGTGCGGAGCTGGCGTGCTACGTGGCGCGACTACCCGCCATCGTGTGCGGCGTCGTGTTAGTGCAGTCGGCTTACGCCATTCGGGAAGctag GAACGCTGGGTACGCCAACGGAGCCGCAGTGGGCGGCAGCGAGTTCGACGCCAGCCACTACGTGCCCGAAGCGCCAGCCGCGTTCACCAACGATGGGTTCTTGGCTGACAACG GAAAATCTGGCTCCATGCCCGACCTGCGGCGGCACCTCGCATCGCGCCAGTCCTTCAACCAGGGCTACCACATGCCGCCGCCACCGCCAGCCTACTGGCAACACCTCGCCGAGCGGCAGTACGCCGCCAGCCTCCGCGGCTGCCCGAAGCCAACCGGCTACCCGCAGATGTACGGGACCTGGGTCGGCCCGCGCTCCGGCCCTTACGACAACCCTTACAAGCGCAGACACTCCATCGTCGGCGCTTTCGCTGACGAATACCCGGCTAAAGACTACGAGTACGAAGACAGGGCTGACTGCAAAAGCGAGATGGCGTATCCGTACTACAGGCAACAATACTACGATCCTAGAATGCATTATCCCCCTGACTATGATCCTAGATTTTACCCAAGAGACGACGCCTACGGCGTTAATTTGCTAAGACATGATCCGTATCATTTTAGCAACGCAAGAGACAGAGCGTTCTACGGGCAAGGACTGAGGAACAGTCATAATTCCGTTGGGAACGAGTCGGACGATTTGGGGAAATATAAGGATGTGGCTCTGTGA